In Candidatus Saccharimonadales bacterium, the genomic window TATACATTGTACGACATATGCACTATACCTTTTGCGGGTTAGCAATACGGCTTCCCGACTGCCAATCGAGCTTGTAAAAACTGTAATATTACAATTTCATATAACTGCACTGTTTGTTACGTACGCTTCCGCATTAATCTTCGCTGTCTATACAAGCTCGCATTGATTATCGGCTACATTTGCTCTGATGTTAGCTTTGTTCGTGTTTTGTATACAAATGCCCGAATTCAAATATATATTGTCATTGTTCGTATATTGTTCGGTTATTATCAGGTTGTGTATTTTGAGCAGCAAAGCGGCCTATGCTAACCATTGCTTCACTATGTATTGATGTGACTGATTCTAAAGTAATTTCGGTTAGCTTGACGTTGTGGTACCACTCACCTCTAATTTGCATGACATCTGACGCACCCGCATCGCGTAATATATTGGTAGCTAAATTGATGGTGCCGCCAGTATAAACATACTGATCAATTACACATACGCGCTTCATGCCTTCAACCGTGTGAGATAAGCGAGCGACTTCATCGTCATATACGCGACGCACAGAGGGGTCCCTTGGATATAGTGCCATCTGACTATGAGCACGAACAAACTCTATTGGCGGCGATGTTTGGCCCATCTCTTCGTAGAAACCACGAACTGTATCTGCAACAGGAATGGCTGAGTTGGCGGTGACAACGTAACAATCGACTGTGCCGCCTTCTAACGCATTCTGCATTTGCGAAGTAAAAGTCTCATCAGGGTTTACGATCGTATCATCATCGTAGTCAAAAGGTTTAAGCATTCGATCAGATACGGCCGGGTAATATTCTTTAGATAAATGCGACGGGACAAACGGAAACTGAGTCATCCTAGATCTTTACTCAGCCAGGCTGTACGTAGCTTTGGCGACGCGCTTGAACTGGGTTTTGCCTTGGAGATTCAGGAGAATGGTTGTCTCTTTGACGTAGCGGCTTTTGAGGACCCGTTTGACGATTTCGTCACGGTGCAGCGGGCCACCTTCTTGCTTGAGGACTTCCGAGATGATGTCAGATACGGTGCCCTTTTCATAGCCCCATTCTTTGAGGGCATAGATACCACGACCGATAAGGACGAAGCGCTTGTCCTTGATCAGCTCGTTGTGAATGGCCTGGGTGGTCACGTCTTTGCGCTTGAATTCGCTGTCCTTGATGGCTGATGCGATCTCATTGAAGTGCATGTGCTTACCATGTTCTTTCAGGATGACGAAGATCTTGTCGCGGATGTTCTTAGGATTGACCATTGGCCACTTGACGAGGCCCCAGCGACCGTTGAGGGTTGCCAGGTGTTTGCTGATGCTGGCGAGTGAAGCAGCCTGCTCGACGTCTGGTATGCTAGCACCTTTGGCAATGTCGGCAATTGCAGCGGGCTGGCCGAGTTTCTTGACGGCATCGATGAGTTTGGTGACGTCTTCTTTGACGGCAATCGTATCGCGGGTGGCTTTGATGCCAACGGCGTGGTGATAGTTATCATCTTCGTTAATAACGACGAGTTCAGGACAAAGCTGTGCCAGGAAAGCGACGCGGGCTTGCTGTAGCTTGGAGACGTCGCTGCCGACCTTCTCAGTTAGTGTACTGACGCGGGCCAATTCGCCAAGTCCCTGCAAGTGCTGCACGAACTCCGTCTGGATGTCGACGATACGAGGGACTGCTCCCTGCTCTGCTGCTGCCTTGAGGCGGTTGACAACTGATTTTTCGAGCTGACGGACGCGTTCGCGGGTAATGCCAAGAAGTTCCCCAATTTGCTCTAAGGTTTCTTTGCGGTCAAAAAGACCAAACCGGCGCGATACGATTTCTCGTTCACGTTCACGGTCAATCGTGCCTAAAATTTCATTGATGCACTCCTCGGTCTGAATTGAGGTCTGAGTGGTCTCTGAAGCCATCGTTATTATCCTATCTGTTAATACAGTAACGTTATGTTAACTATAACACCTAAGCATATTTGAGTCAAATACTTATTGGTCTGAACATATTGTATCACGATCTTGGCGTAGGTATAGATCTTATGTTGTAGAATTGTAGC contains:
- a CDS encoding sigma factor-like helix-turn-helix DNA-binding protein, with the translated sequence MASETTQTSIQTEECINEILGTIDREREREIVSRRFGLFDRKETLEQIGELLGITRERVRQLEKSVVNRLKAAAEQGAVPRIVDIQTEFVQHLQGLGELARVSTLTEKVGSDVSKLQQARVAFLAQLCPELVVINEDDNYHHAVGIKATRDTIAVKEDVTKLIDAVKKLGQPAAIADIAKGASIPDVEQAASLASISKHLATLNGRWGLVKWPMVNPKNIRDKIFVILKEHGKHMHFNEIASAIKDSEFKRKDVTTQAIHNELIKDKRFVLIGRGIYALKEWGYEKGTVSDIISEVLKQEGGPLHRDEIVKRVLKSRYVKETTILLNLQGKTQFKRVAKATYSLAE
- a CDS encoding phosphoribosyltransferase, with protein sequence MTQFPFVPSHLSKEYYPAVSDRMLKPFDYDDDTIVNPDETFTSQMQNALEGGTVDCYVVTANSAIPVADTVRGFYEEMGQTSPPIEFVRAHSQMALYPRDPSVRRVYDDEVARLSHTVEGMKRVCVIDQYVYTGGTINLATNILRDAGASDVMQIRGEWYHNVKLTEITLESVTSIHSEAMVSIGRFAAQNTQPDNNRTIYEQ